One Papaver somniferum cultivar HN1 chromosome 10, ASM357369v1, whole genome shotgun sequence genomic window carries:
- the LOC113315209 gene encoding non-specific lipid-transfer protein 3-like, translating into MAAPLRMMEMVLLVVLVTAFTARVTAQSSCTNVIMGMAPCLTYITGNSSTPSSSCCSQLTDAVQTQPECLCSILNTGAGAALGLAINRTLALALPSACNVQTPSIDRCNAANGPASPPKNSPVASLSPADPPTDTSESDTPTSTIFPAGNGSKSTPTKDGDTSDGNMTNLGSLHRYLLVFLFVVSCTLFEV; encoded by the exons ATGGCTGCTCCGTTGAGAATGATGGAAATGGTTCTTTTAGTAGTCCTTGTGACTGCATTCACGGCACGTGTAACGGCTCAATCTAGTTGTACAAATGTGATCATGGGCATGGCACCTTGTCTTACGTACATAACCGGAAATTCCTCAACCCCATCATCTTCCTGTTGTTCACAACTTACTGATGCGGTTCAAACACAACCAGAGTGCCTTTGCTCAATCCTTAATACTGGTGCTGGTGCCGCATTAGGTCTTGCAATTAATCGAACACTAGCTCTTGCTCTTCCTAGTGCTTGTAATGTTCAAACTCCATCTATTGATCGATGCAATG CTGCTAACGGACCTGCAAGTCCTCCGAAAAATTCTCCGGTTGCTTCTCTTTCACCAGCAGACCCACCTACAGATACTTCAGAATCGGATACACCAACCTCGACTATTTTTCCTGCAG GAAATGGATCTAAATCTACACCTACCAAGGATGGAGATACGTCAGATGGAAATATGACTAACTTGGGAAGCCTTCACCGTTATCTCCTTGTCTTTCTCTTCGTTGTCTCTTGTACTTTGTTTGAAGTCTga